The following proteins are encoded in a genomic region of Neomonachus schauinslandi chromosome 7, ASM220157v2, whole genome shotgun sequence:
- the GLRX gene encoding glutaredoxin-1: MAQEFVNSKIQPRKVVVFIKPTCPYCRRTQELLSELPFKQGALEFVDITATSDTSKIQDYLATLTGARTVPRVFIGKDCIGGCSDLISMYQSGELLKRLNQIGALQ, translated from the exons ATGGCTCAAGAGTTTGTGAACAGCAAAATCCAGCCCAGGAAGGTGGTTGTGTTCATCAAGCCCACCTGCCCCTACTGCAGAAGGACCCAAGAGCTCCTCAGCGAACTGCCCTTCAAACAAGGGGCTTTGGAATTTGTCGATATCACGGCTACCAGTGACACAAGCAAGATTCAAGATTACCTGGCAACGCTCACAGGAGCCAGGACG gTACCTCGGGTCTTTATCGGTAAAGATTGTATAGGCGGATGCAGTGATCTGATCAGTATGTATCAGAGTGGGGAACTATTGAAGCGGCTAAATCAGATTGGAGCTCTACAGTAA